The Sulfitobacter donghicola DSW-25 = KCTC 12864 = JCM 14565 genome has a segment encoding these proteins:
- a CDS encoding 5-oxoprolinase subunit B family protein translates to MVRLGGVDGLLISFGDRLSEPANRAALAFRAALEAEGWDGVEETSSTLVSCFVRFDPLQLPHGVIKAKVETLAKGRNWFDAALPAGRRFWRIPTVYGGDLAPQLGQAATAAGMSEAEAITSLSDARVRVQALGFAPGQPYLGELPKAWDIPRQSKLTERVPQGALVVAIQQFVLFGVSAPTGWQHVGQTAINLFQPEVDEPILLRPGDEVQFIATDAASLNNMRSDPNGGATYEIIK, encoded by the coding sequence ATGGTCCGTCTGGGTGGTGTAGACGGTCTTTTGATCAGCTTTGGTGACAGGTTAAGTGAACCTGCCAACCGTGCTGCCTTGGCCTTTCGTGCCGCGCTCGAAGCTGAAGGTTGGGACGGTGTCGAGGAGACATCGTCGACGCTGGTGTCTTGTTTTGTCCGCTTTGATCCGTTGCAGCTGCCGCATGGCGTTATTAAGGCCAAGGTCGAAACCTTGGCCAAAGGCCGCAATTGGTTCGATGCGGCCTTGCCAGCGGGGCGGAGGTTCTGGCGTATTCCAACGGTCTATGGCGGCGATCTGGCGCCGCAACTTGGGCAGGCCGCCACAGCCGCAGGGATGAGCGAGGCTGAGGCGATCACCTCCCTTTCGGACGCGCGTGTGCGCGTGCAGGCGCTCGGTTTTGCGCCCGGTCAGCCTTATCTGGGCGAATTACCAAAAGCGTGGGATATACCGCGCCAAAGCAAACTTACCGAACGCGTCCCACAGGGGGCGTTGGTCGTGGCGATCCAGCAATTTGTGTTGTTTGGTGTGTCTGCGCCAACAGGCTGGCAACATGTCGGCCAAACGGCAATCAATCTATTCCAACCCGAGGTGGACGAACCGATCCTTTTACGCCCCGGTGACGAGGTCCAGTTCATTGCCACAGATGCCGCGTCATTAAACAACATGCGCAGCGACCCCAACGGCGGCGCAACCTACGAGATAATCAAATGA
- a CDS encoding TRAP transporter large permease, with protein sequence MSVAVLSIILIVLLFAFLGAGLWVAFSLLGVGIAAMALFTDAPLGLVMATTMWGHSNSWALAALPLFIWMGEILFRSRLSDDMFTGLSPWMNRLPGQLLHVNVFACGIFAAVSGSSAATAATIGKLSIPELSRRGYPEKMVIGTLAGSATLGLLIPPSIILIVYGVATEQSIARLFIAGVLPGVLLVTLFVGYVAIWAMMNRDTLPMEDISATFREKLRRSRRLLPVMLLISGVIGSIYAGIASPTDAAAVGVVLALVLSWSTGTLTRASFIDGLMGATVTSCMIGFILAGASFLTVAMGFTGIPRILAEWIGTMGLSTFTLLAALTVFFVILGCFLDGISVVVLTASVIMPMVQQAGIDPLWFGIFLVIVVEMSQITPPVGFNLFVLQSLTGRDILTVARAALPFFFLMVIALILIVIFPSIVTYLPEQM encoded by the coding sequence ATGTCTGTTGCTGTCCTTTCGATTATTCTAATTGTGCTTCTGTTTGCCTTTCTTGGCGCGGGGCTTTGGGTTGCTTTTTCACTGCTGGGTGTGGGTATTGCTGCGATGGCACTGTTCACCGATGCGCCGCTGGGCCTTGTTATGGCGACGACCATGTGGGGGCATTCAAACTCTTGGGCTTTGGCCGCGCTGCCGCTGTTTATCTGGATGGGTGAAATCCTGTTCCGGTCACGCCTTTCAGACGATATGTTCACCGGTCTTTCGCCGTGGATGAACCGCCTGCCAGGCCAGTTGTTGCACGTCAACGTCTTTGCTTGCGGTATCTTTGCTGCGGTGTCTGGATCGTCGGCTGCAACGGCCGCGACCATTGGTAAACTTTCGATCCCCGAACTGTCGCGGCGCGGTTATCCTGAAAAGATGGTGATCGGGACCTTGGCTGGCTCGGCGACGCTGGGGCTGTTGATCCCGCCGTCAATCATCCTGATCGTCTATGGCGTGGCGACCGAGCAATCCATCGCGCGGCTGTTTATCGCAGGTGTTCTGCCGGGTGTTCTGTTGGTGACTCTTTTTGTTGGTTATGTCGCCATTTGGGCCATGATGAATCGCGACACTCTCCCAATGGAGGACATCTCAGCCACCTTCCGCGAGAAGCTGCGCCGCTCGCGGCGTTTGCTTCCCGTCATGTTGCTGATCAGCGGCGTGATCGGCTCGATCTATGCGGGTATTGCTTCGCCTACGGATGCTGCTGCCGTTGGGGTCGTGTTGGCGCTGGTGCTGTCGTGGAGCACTGGCACCCTGACGCGCGCGAGTTTTATAGACGGCCTAATGGGCGCGACCGTCACGTCCTGCATGATCGGCTTTATTCTGGCGGGGGCGTCTTTCCTGACCGTCGCCATGGGCTTTACAGGCATCCCACGCATCCTTGCCGAATGGATCGGTACCATGGGCCTGTCGACCTTTACTCTTCTGGCCGCACTAACGGTTTTCTTTGTGATCCTTGGCTGCTTTCTTGATGGGATTTCTGTTGTGGTTTTGACGGCCTCGGTCATCATGCCGATGGTGCAGCAGGCGGGGATCGATCCGCTGTGGTTTGGCATCTTTCTGGTGATCGTGGTCGAGATGAGCCAGATCACCCCGCCAGTTGGTTTTAACCTGTTCGTGCTTCAATCGCTCACAGGGCGGGATATTTTGACTGTCGCCCGTGCCGCGCTGCCGTTCTTCTTTCTGATGGTCATTGCATTGATACTGATCGTGATCTTCCCCTCTATCGTGACCTACCTGCCGGAGCAGATGTGA
- a CDS encoding ABC transporter substrate-binding protein: protein MKIRPKTIAKGAMRSALLATCFALAAPAFAQDTTLNVAQRQDPQNLDPIDTFRLSWGSIGSNVFDGLVLRGEDLELQPGLATGWEFLDDETRIRFTLREGVEFHNGEPFNAEAVKYTFDRLLGEEGEKGPQRSNYTSISEVVVVDEFTVDFMMERPDPVLITKLAGYGAMIVPPKYIQEVGEEAFDMKPVGTGPFSVVEYTPTVGVTLAKSDNYWNGEAQVDAVNIRFISEDATRMAELLSGGVDIALNIPTPSVETIQNNADVDLVAVDGPTVVLTRFNTASGITADPRVRQAISMAVDRETIVKALLGGLASPISSAQGAKSFGNDPALEAYPFDPEAAKALLAEAGVEPGTEITLDMPNNDETFREVAQVISAFLGQVGLNVNIRTHERGVYFNDIIENGKTGEIFYYGWGGWTFDFDNTAYLLYHSGERYNPYVEDAKLDELLDAQRLTYDRDVREAALQEVARYAREQALDLPLYNTSTIYGVNTRVEGFDPAPDDRARYMSVTLD, encoded by the coding sequence ATGAAAATTCGCCCAAAAACGATAGCGAAAGGTGCCATGCGTTCAGCGCTGCTGGCGACGTGTTTTGCGCTTGCGGCGCCTGCCTTTGCCCAAGATACGACCCTAAACGTTGCCCAGCGTCAGGATCCCCAAAACCTTGACCCGATTGACACGTTCCGCCTGTCTTGGGGCTCGATCGGTAGCAACGTTTTTGACGGGCTTGTTTTGCGTGGCGAAGACCTTGAGCTGCAGCCTGGGCTGGCGACAGGCTGGGAATTCCTCGACGATGAAACCCGCATCCGCTTTACCCTGCGGGAGGGCGTTGAATTTCATAACGGCGAGCCCTTTAACGCCGAGGCGGTGAAATACACCTTTGACCGCTTGCTGGGCGAAGAAGGCGAAAAAGGGCCACAGCGCAGCAATTACACATCTATCAGCGAAGTTGTGGTGGTGGATGAGTTCACTGTCGATTTCATGATGGAACGCCCTGATCCGGTACTGATCACCAAGCTGGCCGGTTATGGCGCCATGATCGTTCCTCCGAAATATATCCAAGAAGTCGGCGAAGAAGCTTTCGACATGAAGCCAGTCGGCACTGGCCCCTTTAGCGTTGTTGAATACACCCCAACCGTCGGCGTGACGCTTGCGAAGTCGGACAATTATTGGAACGGCGAAGCGCAGGTTGACGCGGTGAACATCCGCTTTATCTCAGAAGATGCGACGCGCATGGCCGAGCTGTTGTCTGGTGGCGTTGATATCGCCCTGAACATCCCGACACCATCGGTGGAAACCATTCAGAACAACGCTGATGTTGATCTGGTTGCTGTCGATGGGCCGACTGTCGTTTTGACCCGCTTCAACACCGCGAGCGGCATTACAGCTGATCCACGTGTACGGCAGGCGATCTCCATGGCGGTTGACCGTGAAACCATCGTAAAAGCACTGCTAGGCGGCTTGGCTAGCCCGATTTCTAGCGCGCAGGGGGCCAAATCCTTTGGCAATGACCCAGCACTTGAAGCTTATCCCTTTGATCCCGAAGCCGCAAAGGCGCTTTTGGCGGAGGCTGGCGTTGAGCCAGGCACAGAGATCACCCTCGACATGCCCAACAACGACGAAACCTTCCGCGAAGTGGCTCAGGTTATTTCCGCCTTCCTTGGTCAGGTCGGTCTGAACGTGAATATCCGCACCCATGAGCGCGGCGTTTACTTTAACGATATCATCGAGAACGGAAAAACCGGCGAGATCTTCTATTACGGCTGGGGCGGTTGGACCTTTGATTTCGATAACACGGCCTACCTGCTGTACCACTCGGGCGAGCGCTATAACCCCTATGTGGAAGACGCCAAACTGGACGAGCTTCTTGATGCGCAGCGTCTTACCTATGACCGTGATGTACGCGAAGCTGCCCTGCAGGAAGTTGCGCGCTATGCGCGCGAGCAGGCTCTTGACCTGCCTCTCTATAACACTTCGACAATCTATGGCGTGAACACCCGCGTTGAAGGGTTCGATCCGGCACCCGATGACCGTGCGCGCTACATGAGCGTAACACTCGACTAA
- a CDS encoding TRAP transporter small permease, with the protein MRRTLDYLYQISGGLAAAFIVAIVGVVFVQVCLNLADKVAAAITGAGLGLTIPSYADFTGFFLAASTFLALAYALRAGGHIRVTLLLTRLPARAQRGVEIIVVAVALAMSAYASGYILLLVYESFEYGDRSSGMVSVPLWLPQLPVAFGLIILTIALLDELVGLLRGRPASWDGKGENLLSE; encoded by the coding sequence ATGCGGCGTACCTTGGACTATCTTTACCAAATATCAGGCGGGTTGGCTGCCGCATTCATTGTGGCCATCGTTGGCGTTGTCTTTGTTCAAGTCTGTCTGAACCTTGCAGATAAGGTCGCCGCAGCCATTACCGGCGCTGGCCTTGGGCTGACGATCCCGTCTTATGCTGATTTCACAGGTTTCTTTTTAGCGGCGTCTACCTTTCTGGCGCTGGCCTATGCGCTGCGAGCGGGCGGGCATATTCGCGTAACGCTGCTGCTGACCCGCCTTCCGGCGCGCGCGCAACGCGGTGTTGAAATCATTGTCGTCGCTGTTGCCCTCGCGATGAGCGCCTATGCGAGCGGGTATATACTCCTGCTGGTTTACGAGTCCTTTGAATATGGCGACCGGTCGTCTGGCATGGTCTCTGTTCCGCTTTGGTTGCCGCAACTGCCCGTCGCGTTTGGCCTGATTATTCTCACCATTGCCTTGCTCGACGAATTGGTCGGTCTTTTGCGCGGTCGCCCTGCGTCTTGGGACGGCAAGGGCGAAAACCTGCTAAGCGAATAG
- a CDS encoding LamB/YcsF family protein, translating to MTQTVDLNADMGESYGAWKMGDDAALLDIVTSANVACGFHAGDWDVMAATMKAAAQKGVGIGAHPGFPDLHGFGRQRMNFATGSLQNLVRYQIGAAQAMARAAGGAVRHLKLHGALANMASEDEAMAKACYEAALDLAPDLIIMVLAGTAQQRAASSLGCKVACEIFADRAYNDDATLVDRALSGAVIHDPDEAGRRMAKMVGEGAIITNSGKRIETRIDTICLHGDTPSAVRIASEVRRALVDSGVTLAQFDGLPV from the coding sequence ATGACCCAAACAGTCGATCTGAATGCCGACATGGGCGAAAGTTATGGCGCTTGGAAAATGGGCGATGACGCGGCCTTGCTGGATATTGTGACCTCGGCCAATGTCGCCTGCGGGTTTCATGCGGGGGATTGGGATGTGATGGCCGCAACAATGAAGGCGGCGGCGCAAAAAGGCGTTGGCATTGGCGCGCATCCTGGGTTTCCTGATCTACACGGGTTCGGACGGCAGCGAATGAACTTTGCTACGGGTTCCCTTCAAAATTTGGTGCGCTACCAAATTGGTGCAGCTCAGGCGATGGCGAGGGCCGCAGGCGGCGCGGTACGCCACCTCAAGCTGCATGGCGCATTGGCAAATATGGCATCTGAGGATGAGGCGATGGCCAAAGCCTGCTATGAGGCCGCACTCGACCTAGCTCCAGATCTCATCATCATGGTCTTAGCTGGCACAGCGCAGCAGCGTGCTGCATCTTCTTTGGGATGCAAAGTGGCCTGTGAAATCTTTGCGGATCGGGCCTATAATGATGACGCAACCTTGGTCGATCGCGCGCTATCTGGTGCCGTGATCCATGATCCGGACGAGGCAGGCCGCCGCATGGCCAAAATGGTCGGCGAGGGGGCTATCATCACCAATAGCGGTAAACGCATCGAAACGCGCATTGATACGATCTGCCTTCATGGTGACACCCCGTCGGCAGTCCGCATTGCATCCGAGGTTCGCCGTGCATTGGTGGACAGTGGCGTTACCCTTGCGCAGTTTGACGGGCTTCCCGTTTAG
- a CDS encoding TRAP transporter substrate-binding protein: MLISRILGGTAAALAGLAISAQAETWDMPTPYPDATFHTVNISEFASDVATATDGALEINVHSAASLFKHPEISRAVRSGQVPIGEFFLSLLANENPAFGADSLPFLATNYDDAEKLWAAQKDVISELLKEQGMMVLYAVPWPPQGLYTTSAITSVEDLAGLKFRTYNATLEEFANLAGAAPTQVEVPDIPQAFSTGRVEAMITSPSTGVNSKAWDFLTHYTDIQAWIPKNVVVVNTRSFRRLDDATQAAVLEAAAAAETRGWEMSRSETKAQTAVLAENGITVVEPSEELMTGLREIGAQMLENWSAKAGEAGAALLSAYEQ; this comes from the coding sequence ATGCTCATTTCACGAATTCTTGGCGGCACGGCCGCTGCTCTGGCTGGGCTGGCCATTAGCGCACAGGCTGAAACCTGGGACATGCCAACGCCTTACCCCGACGCGACCTTCCACACAGTCAACATCAGTGAATTTGCCTCTGATGTGGCCACTGCAACGGATGGCGCGCTTGAAATTAACGTCCATTCAGCGGCGTCGCTATTTAAGCACCCCGAGATCAGCCGCGCAGTGCGCAGCGGTCAGGTACCGATTGGCGAGTTTTTCCTGTCGTTGCTGGCAAATGAAAATCCGGCCTTTGGCGCGGACTCGCTGCCGTTCCTTGCCACCAACTATGATGATGCGGAAAAACTATGGGCCGCTCAGAAAGATGTTATTTCCGAGTTGTTGAAAGAGCAGGGCATGATGGTGCTCTATGCTGTTCCGTGGCCACCACAGGGCCTTTATACCACCAGCGCGATCACCTCGGTTGAAGACCTCGCTGGCCTAAAGTTCCGCACTTATAACGCCACCCTCGAAGAGTTCGCCAACCTTGCAGGTGCGGCTCCGACGCAGGTTGAAGTGCCAGATATTCCACAAGCGTTCAGCACGGGCCGTGTTGAGGCGATGATCACGTCGCCCTCGACAGGCGTTAATTCCAAAGCTTGGGATTTCCTGACGCATTACACCGACATTCAGGCCTGGATTCCCAAGAACGTTGTGGTGGTGAACACCCGCTCTTTCCGCCGTCTGGATGACGCCACTCAGGCCGCCGTTCTTGAGGCAGCCGCCGCAGCGGAAACCCGCGGGTGGGAAATGAGCCGTTCAGAAACCAAAGCGCAAACTGCGGTTCTGGCCGAAAACGGCATCACTGTCGTCGAGCCATCCGAGGAACTGATGACAGGGCTGCGCGAGATCGGTGCGCAGATGCTGGAAAACTGGTCCGCAAAAGCAGGCGAAGCCGGTGCCGCATTGCTGAGCGCCTACGAGCAGTAA
- a CDS encoding ABC transporter permease, whose protein sequence is MPVFRFILQRVLQAVLVTLAVTLFVAFAVRLTGDPAVMMTAESSSVTEEDLIRIREALGLNQPFYAQYLDFLKSLITFDLGNSFFRGSIADLISIALPSTLVLAVASMGVSILISIPLGVHAALHKGGLSDQIIRVLSLVGLSFPNFWLGIMFVLLLSITFPILPASGFETWSALILPALTIGIILTATNVRLVRTQMLETLSAQYVMVARAKGLSEWSVIYKHALRNAAIAIVTFLGLQFGNLIGGLVVVELVFNWPGMGTLSIEAIAQRDYPLLQATVSLLAIMIVAVNLAVDLVYGLIDPRIRVA, encoded by the coding sequence ATGCCAGTCTTCCGCTTTATTCTGCAACGTGTTTTGCAGGCTGTTCTTGTGACATTGGCCGTGACGCTCTTTGTTGCCTTCGCCGTACGGTTAACCGGTGATCCGGCCGTGATGATGACCGCTGAATCCAGCAGCGTCACAGAAGAGGATCTGATCCGTATTCGCGAGGCATTGGGTCTCAACCAACCGTTTTACGCGCAGTATCTCGATTTTCTCAAAAGCCTGATCACCTTTGATCTTGGTAATTCGTTTTTCCGCGGTTCGATCGCAGACCTGATCAGCATCGCCCTTCCGTCGACCCTTGTTTTGGCGGTGGCATCTATGGGTGTCTCGATCCTTATTTCGATCCCGCTTGGTGTCCACGCGGCACTGCACAAGGGAGGCCTCTCAGATCAGATCATCCGCGTGCTGTCGCTTGTGGGGCTTTCTTTTCCGAATTTCTGGCTGGGCATTATGTTTGTGCTGCTCTTGTCGATCACCTTTCCCATTCTGCCTGCGTCAGGGTTTGAAACATGGTCGGCGCTGATCCTGCCAGCGTTGACGATTGGCATAATTCTGACTGCAACCAATGTACGTTTGGTGCGGACGCAGATGCTTGAAACCCTTTCCGCGCAATATGTGATGGTGGCCCGTGCCAAGGGGCTTAGCGAATGGTCTGTAATCTATAAACACGCTCTGCGTAACGCCGCCATCGCCATCGTTACGTTCCTTGGGTTGCAATTCGGCAATCTGATCGGTGGGCTTGTGGTGGTCGAACTGGTCTTTAACTGGCCCGGTATGGGCACCCTGTCGATCGAGGCCATCGCACAGCGCGACTATCCTCTTTTACAGGCAACCGTGTCTCTTTTGGCGATCATGATTGTCGCCGTGAACCTTGCTGTGGACCTCGTCTATGGCCTGATTGATCCTCGCATTCGGGTAGCTTGA
- a CDS encoding biotin-dependent carboxyltransferase family protein — protein sequence MNAKLSILRAGPSMTLQDMGRAGHLALGLSRGGAADRLALAEGAALLGQPANTLALEMAALGGEFQASEDTRIALTGAPMRVTIDGEAVVWNASHWLPAGARLSIGAATAGCYGYLHVGGGFVAEPFLGAASAHLSAGIGALIQDGEDLAIGTDAGCETNRMIEPEDRFHGGAVRLTHSFQTHLFEKATLDRLQSEPLRRAARANRMGVALTPQGGGYHIEGGRNVVSEIVLPGDIQVTGDGMPFVLMVECQTTGGYPRIGTVLPCDLPRVAQAPAGAELQFRFIEIDEAIELERAEAKRRVELDKSCRPLIRDPRLMRDLLSYNLIDGVVAGNESLRK from the coding sequence ATGAACGCCAAACTATCGATCTTACGCGCTGGCCCCAGCATGACATTGCAGGACATGGGGCGCGCTGGTCACTTGGCGCTTGGCCTGTCGCGTGGGGGGGCAGCTGATAGGCTGGCGCTGGCCGAGGGCGCGGCGCTGCTTGGCCAGCCTGCAAATACGCTCGCGTTGGAAATGGCGGCGCTGGGCGGGGAGTTTCAAGCCAGCGAGGACACGCGCATCGCCCTCACGGGGGCACCTATGCGCGTCACGATCGACGGTGAAGCGGTGGTGTGGAACGCGTCGCATTGGCTGCCAGCTGGAGCGCGTCTATCCATCGGCGCGGCCACTGCGGGCTGTTACGGGTATCTGCATGTTGGCGGCGGATTTGTTGCAGAACCGTTTTTGGGCGCCGCGTCTGCGCATCTTTCTGCTGGAATCGGCGCGTTGATACAGGATGGCGAAGATCTGGCTATTGGCACCGATGCAGGATGCGAAACAAACAGGATGATAGAGCCAGAAGACCGTTTTCACGGCGGTGCGGTTCGCCTTACCCACAGCTTTCAAACACATCTTTTTGAGAAGGCCACGCTTGACCGCTTACAATCCGAACCGCTGCGCCGTGCCGCGCGCGCAAACAGGATGGGTGTGGCGCTGACCCCTCAAGGTGGGGGTTATCACATTGAAGGTGGGCGCAACGTGGTGTCCGAAATTGTGTTGCCGGGCGACATTCAGGTCACGGGTGATGGTATGCCCTTTGTGCTGATGGTCGAATGCCAGACCACGGGCGGTTACCCTCGGATCGGCACGGTTCTGCCCTGCGACCTACCACGTGTGGCGCAGGCACCTGCGGGGGCGGAACTGCAGTTCCGTTTCATCGAGATCGATGAGGCCATAGAGCTGGAACGCGCCGAGGCCAAACGGCGGGTAGAGTTGGACAAATCTTGTCGCCCGTTGATCCGCGATCCGCGCCTTATGCGCGATCTGCTGTCATACAATCTGATCGATGGGGTGGTCGCCGGAAACGAAAGCTTGAGGAAATGA
- a CDS encoding ABC transporter ATP-binding protein, which translates to MPDITASNTPLLSVRDLSVTFGEGPTAARVVDGVSFDIAHNRTLAIVGESGSGKSITSLAVLGLLKHLGGRVAGGEILFQSDVLGRRVNLDHLTEAELRKIRGNEIAMIFQEPMTSLNPVYTIGSQMGETLALHQCLSRNDARKKAQEFLDLVRLPNAKRLLDSYPHQLSGGMRQRVMIAMALCCQPKILIADEPTTALDVTIQAQILHIIRDLQAEMQTSVIFISHDMGVVSEMADDVLVMKASKPIEAGGVTEVLSHPKEPYTQELLAAVPRIGSMTGTTMPKLFDIPGQENAPAAAPAKPVDRSKPVLEIEDLTVRFDIRGGLLSRVTHRVHAAEKLSFNIYPGETLALVGESGSGKSTVGKTIQQLQEPVSGAMRFHGQDIFSLPTEDRKAFRKQTQYVFQDPYGSLNPRKPVGESLIEPALVHGLVTSKAEAKDKVADLLVKVGLPAEHAGRYPHQFSGGQRQRLCIARALACDPSLIIADEAVSALDVSVQAQVVNLLMQLQAEQGLSYLFITHDMAVVERISHRVAVMYLGQIVEIGSRQQVFENPQHPYTKRLLSAVPVLNPGVRPSRPPLEGEIPSGLRAVGNEPAPVTLRAVSDGHFVAAQAS; encoded by the coding sequence ATGCCTGACATTACCGCTTCGAATACGCCTTTGCTTTCCGTCCGTGACCTGAGTGTCACCTTCGGAGAAGGCCCCACCGCCGCGCGGGTGGTTGATGGTGTTTCCTTTGATATTGCGCACAATCGCACCCTCGCCATTGTTGGTGAATCCGGTTCGGGCAAGTCGATCACGTCACTGGCGGTCCTTGGCTTGCTAAAACACTTGGGCGGGCGGGTCGCGGGTGGTGAGATACTGTTTCAAAGTGATGTTTTGGGGCGGCGCGTCAATCTCGACCATCTGACTGAGGCCGAGCTTCGCAAAATACGCGGCAATGAGATCGCGATGATCTTTCAAGAGCCAATGACATCGCTCAATCCAGTCTACACGATTGGTTCGCAGATGGGGGAAACGCTTGCGCTCCACCAGTGTTTGTCGCGCAATGATGCACGCAAGAAAGCGCAAGAGTTTCTCGACCTTGTGCGCCTCCCGAACGCCAAGCGGTTGCTCGATTCTTATCCCCACCAGCTTTCTGGTGGCATGCGCCAGCGGGTGATGATCGCCATGGCGCTGTGCTGTCAGCCAAAAATCCTGATTGCGGACGAGCCGACAACCGCACTGGATGTGACCATTCAGGCGCAAATCCTACACATCATCCGCGATCTTCAGGCCGAAATGCAGACCTCGGTGATCTTTATCAGTCATGACATGGGTGTGGTGTCGGAAATGGCCGATGACGTGCTGGTGATGAAGGCGAGCAAACCTATCGAAGCAGGTGGCGTGACAGAGGTGCTGAGCCACCCCAAGGAACCCTATACGCAAGAGCTTTTGGCCGCTGTGCCGCGGATTGGCTCGATGACGGGCACAACGATGCCAAAGCTATTTGACATCCCGGGCCAAGAGAACGCGCCTGCGGCGGCCCCCGCCAAACCGGTTGACCGCAGCAAACCGGTTCTGGAAATCGAAGATTTGACGGTGCGGTTTGATATTCGGGGCGGGCTCCTCAGTCGCGTCACCCACCGCGTCCATGCCGCCGAAAAGCTGTCGTTCAACATCTACCCAGGCGAAACGCTGGCGCTTGTCGGGGAATCGGGTAGCGGCAAGTCGACCGTCGGTAAAACGATCCAGCAATTGCAGGAACCAGTGTCAGGCGCGATGCGCTTTCACGGGCAGGATATCTTTTCGCTGCCGACTGAGGACCGCAAAGCGTTTCGCAAGCAGACACAATACGTCTTTCAAGATCCTTACGGCTCGCTTAACCCGCGCAAGCCAGTCGGGGAGAGCCTGATCGAACCCGCCTTGGTCCATGGTCTTGTGACATCAAAGGCCGAAGCAAAGGACAAGGTTGCCGACTTGCTGGTGAAGGTTGGCTTGCCGGCAGAGCACGCAGGGCGCTATCCGCATCAGTTTTCTGGTGGGCAACGCCAACGCCTGTGTATCGCCCGCGCGCTGGCCTGTGATCCCAGCCTGATCATCGCGGACGAGGCCGTCTCGGCGCTTGATGTCAGTGTGCAAGCGCAGGTGGTCAATCTTTTGATGCAGTTGCAAGCCGAACAAGGGCTGTCTTACCTCTTTATCACCCATGACATGGCTGTGGTCGAACGGATCAGCCACCGTGTCGCTGTCATGTATCTGGGTCAGATCGTCGAGATCGGCAGCCGCCAACAGGTCTTTGAAAATCCGCAACATCCCTACACCAAAAGGCTTTTGTCCGCGGTGCCAGTCCTCAACCCCGGCGTTCGCCCCTCGCGGCCGCCGCTAGAGGGCGAAATCCCCAGCGGTTTGCGCGCTGTAGGCAATGAACCGGCCCCCGTGACGCTTAGGGCTGTGAGCGACGGGCACTTCGTTGCTGCGCAAGCCTCTTGA
- a CDS encoding LysR substrate-binding domain-containing protein encodes MWSKQMMKHRQVEAFRYVMQTGTTAQAAKLMSVTQPAVSRLVADLEYHLKFKLFERRMGRLHPTAEATQFYAAVDSFFIGIEQLEHSAQQLRDQSATPLKICATPALSTSIVPKAISRFRKLHTNVAIELESASYSKIALKLRTQQTNLGITHAFPDLPGLTQEPVLSVPHVCAMHESHPLAAKDVIVPQDLEGENVLRILSEADVDWDATTGVLEGFGVQFYSNIATQSSHAGYALIAENLALGLIEPFAAHSWLRNNVVTRPFEPQVDYTYVVALPEFQPVSRMVKEFIAVLRVTAASFGTAGLDAE; translated from the coding sequence ATGTGGTCGAAACAAATGATGAAACATAGGCAGGTCGAAGCGTTCCGATATGTGATGCAGACAGGCACGACGGCACAGGCTGCCAAACTGATGTCAGTGACCCAACCCGCGGTCAGTCGTCTCGTCGCTGATCTGGAATATCATTTAAAATTCAAGCTGTTCGAGCGCCGCATGGGGCGTTTGCACCCCACCGCAGAAGCAACGCAATTCTATGCGGCGGTCGACAGTTTTTTCATCGGAATTGAGCAGCTAGAGCACTCTGCCCAACAGTTGCGCGACCAGTCTGCGACCCCACTCAAGATCTGCGCCACGCCCGCACTTTCGACAAGTATTGTGCCAAAGGCGATTTCGCGTTTTCGCAAACTGCACACCAATGTAGCAATCGAACTTGAATCCGCATCCTATTCGAAGATCGCGTTAAAACTGCGAACGCAACAAACCAATCTGGGAATCACGCATGCTTTCCCTGACTTGCCTGGATTGACGCAAGAACCTGTGCTGTCCGTGCCCCATGTCTGCGCCATGCACGAGTCTCATCCACTGGCAGCAAAAGACGTCATCGTCCCGCAGGACCTAGAAGGCGAGAACGTTTTACGCATTCTGTCCGAAGCAGATGTGGACTGGGATGCAACAACTGGTGTGCTCGAAGGCTTCGGCGTTCAGTTCTATTCAAATATCGCCACGCAGAGTTCTCACGCGGGGTATGCCCTCATCGCAGAAAATCTTGCCCTCGGGTTGATTGAGCCTTTCGCCGCGCATTCGTGGCTGCGCAATAACGTGGTGACCCGCCCGTTCGAACCTCAGGTGGATTATACCTATGTGGTCGCCCTGCCGGAGTTTCAGCCCGTCTCACGTATGGTGAAAGAATTTATAGCCGTCTTGCGCGTGACCGCAGCGTCTTTTGGCACAGCCGGGTTGGACGCCGAGTAA